The stretch of DNA CGCCCGGCTCGATGCCGATAATTTTATGATCCAGCGAATCTGCGACCGCGCTGCCATTCAGATCTTCAATCGAATCCACTTTCATGTAGGCCGGAACCGTCAGTCCAATTTTCGTTCCATCCAGGTTGGCGCCCAGATCTTCCAGATCTTTTCCGTATTTCTCCATGTAGGAAGCATGCGTGCTCGGCAGCCAGGCTGCGACCATCGCGTCCGCACTTCCGCCCGCTACCCCGGCGAACATCGGCCCTGCGTCAACCTGAAGCAGCTCAACCGTCTTGTTCAGCTTCGACTCCAGCACTTCCTTGACAACATAGGTGCTGGCAATTTCGGAATCCCAGGCCACGTAAGCCAGCTTGACGGTTTGCGAACCGCTCCCCGAGGACGAGGACGAGCAGCCTGCCAGCATAACGGCGGCCAGCAGGAGCAAAGGCAGGGTAATGGACATAAACTTTCGGCGATTTCTCTTTTTCATTAATGTAAATCCTCCTATTTGTGCTTGATTTTAAGCGCGTTCTGCGTCATGCGGTCCAGCAGGATGGCGATTACGACAATCGCGAGTCCCGCCTCGAAGCCGGCGCCGGTCTTGGCCTGGGACACGGCGCGGTATACATAGGCTCCGACCCCCTGCGCGCCGATCATGGACGAGATGACGACCATCGACAGAGACAGCATGATCGTCTGATTGATCCCGGCCATAATGGTCGGCATGGCAATCGGAAGCTGCAGCTTAAACAGCTTCTGGTTCGGTGTCGAGCCGAATGCGTCGGCGGCCTCCACCAGTTCCGAAGAGACCTGGCGAATGCCGAGATTCGTCAGGCGAATCGTGGGCGGAATGGCAAAAATAATTGAAGCGATCACACCCGGAACAACGCCCAGCGAGAAAAAAGACACCGCCGGAAGCAGATAGACGAAGGCGGGCATCGTCTGCATGAAGTCGAGAACAGGCGTGACGATATTTCTTGCCTTTCCGCTTTGCGCGCATAGAATACCGATGGGCACACCGATCAGTACGGCCAGCACGGATGCCGCCAGCACGAGCGCAAGCGACTGCATCGAAGGCCCCCACAGCCCAAGATTGTCGATGAGCAGCAGCCCGATCAGCGCGAACAGCGCAAGCCGCCATTTTCCAATCCAATAAGCAAGCGCCGTTATTAGCAGAATGACAACCAGTGCGGGCAGAAAGGTGAGTACGGCTTCAATCCCCTCTACCATCCCTCCGATAACGGAATGGATGAAGTCAAAGACCGGACCGAAATATAGCGTCAGCCATTCCTCCAGCTTCTCCACCAGCCTGCCGAGCGGCAGTTTCGGAATATTCATCAGGCAAGCCCTCCTTCCGGCACCGCATTGCCCGCAAGGGCGGACAGCACGGCTCCTTTGATGACAATGCCGTTCAGACGGCCCTGTTCATCTATCACGGCGAGCGGCAAGTGCGACTCCGCCATAAGCTCGAACAAATCATTCAGCAGTGTGTCCGGACGAACCTGCGGGATTTCCCGCCGCAGACAATCGGTAATCGACTGCTGCTCTTTAAGCGCCCGCGCGGCGTCATCGGCGGTAATCACGCCCAAGAGCTTCATATCCTTGTCAGCCACATACAGGCTGGACACGCCGCTGTCGCGCATCAGCTGCAGCGCGACGCGCGGTCCGCGTTCGGGCCGGATCATCTCCGGCTGCCTCATTACATGGGCCGCGGTGAGTACCTTCGACAAATCCACGTCCTCCACGAACCGCTCCACATATTTGTTGGCAGGCTGGATAAGAATTTCCTCTGGCGTACCGATCTGCACAATAACGCCGTCTTTCATCAAGGCGATCCGGTCGCCAATCCGCAGCGCCTCGTCCAAATCATGCGTAATGAAGACAATC from Paenibacillus sophorae encodes:
- a CDS encoding glycine betaine ABC transporter substrate-binding protein, which produces MKKRNRRKFMSITLPLLLLAAVMLAGCSSSSSGSGSQTVKLAYVAWDSEIASTYVVKEVLESKLNKTVELLQVDAGPMFAGVAGGSADAMVAAWLPSTHASYMEKYGKDLEDLGANLDGTKIGLTVPAYMKVDSIEDLNGSAVADSLDHKIIGIEPGAGIMSATEKALKDYKLDGYTLVESSSAAMAQELQKAYDANQPIVVTGWTPHWMFANMDLKYLSDPQGVYGGDEQIHTLARKGLNDDQPDVHQFLDQFQWTPDDMAQVMIAIQGGQSPEEAAKAWVESNPDKVMKWMAGIE
- a CDS encoding ABC transporter permease, with translation MNIPKLPLGRLVEKLEEWLTLYFGPVFDFIHSVIGGMVEGIEAVLTFLPALVVILLITALAYWIGKWRLALFALIGLLLIDNLGLWGPSMQSLALVLAASVLAVLIGVPIGILCAQSGKARNIVTPVLDFMQTMPAFVYLLPAVSFFSLGVVPGVIASIIFAIPPTIRLTNLGIRQVSSELVEAADAFGSTPNQKLFKLQLPIAMPTIMAGINQTIMLSLSMVVISSMIGAQGVGAYVYRAVSQAKTGAGFEAGLAIVVIAILLDRMTQNALKIKHK